CTGGGTATTTTAGATGAAGTCAAACCGACATATGCTTTATATGAGAAAGATTTTAAAGACTTATTAGCTCGTCTTAAAGACTGGCCAGAGAATGAAAATAGGACCTTTGTGATAGAAAGAATTAAAGGACTGAAGACTTCTGCTCCTAAAAAGGAAGAAAAAGATTTCTGGAAAGAGTTTGAATCTCTAACAATTAAGGAAAAACCCGTTACCGCTTAATCAATCCAATTGAACGGCGAAAATATAAATTATGAGCAAATCAATTATTTACAGCATTTTAGGAATTTTAGCGATTTTAGCCATTGCGATTTATCACGTGCCCGGACTTTGGATATTCTTGGCCGTGGTAGTTTTCTTACTGGCAAAAACTTTTAACCCTTTCCGGCTTTCCGTTGAAACCATTCCGGAAGGATTTATTGAAAAGAAATTTGATACCGGTGGGGTTGTTTTAAATTACGTTGAAGGCCCTGACAACGGCCCGCCGTTGTTGTTCATCCCCGGACAAATGGAATTCTGGCAGGGATACATGCCTGTAATGCCGCACTTTTCAAAAAGATATCATGTTTTCGCCATTGACCTTAGAGGGCACGGAAAGTCCACAAGAACTCCTGGAAAATATTCTTATAATATCTGCGGAGAAGATTTAAAACTATTCTTGGAAAAGGTTATCAAGAAGCCGGCAATCGTTTCCGGACTTTCTTCCGGCGCGGTCCTTTCACTTTGGCTGGCCGCCAACGCGCCCGAATACGTATCGGCCGCTATATCCGAAGACCCGCCGTTATTTTCTTCCATGTATCCGAGAATAAAAGAAGAAAAGTTTATGTGCCGTCTTTTCCAGACTGCGATAGAAACGCTTGATAAGCCGAAAAGAGACATCAAAGGTTTTTTCGCCAAGCAAGGAATTCCCATAAAAGGCAAAGAAAAGCTCCTGCTTATGCCATCTTTCATAGCCAGCTACAGGGCGATGAGTCTTGAAATTAATAAAAAACTTCGCCCGTCCAAGCCGTATGATTTGCTTAACGCCCGATTTGACGAAAGGGCCGGTCTGAAATTCATCAGTGAGTACGATGTTGATTTTTCCAAAGCGACAATCGACGGAAGATTAAGCGAGGGATTCGATCCGGAGGAAACCCTGAAGAAAATCAAATGTCCAGTTTTGTTGATCTGTGCCTATTGGTCCAGGCACGAAACCTGGGGTTTACTCGGCGCTTTAGACGATAAAGATGTTGAAAAAATCCGTTCGATTGTAAAAGACGTTCAAGTGGTGAAAGTGAACGCCATGCACGATGTCCACCTGGCCAAACCGAAATTATTCATTGAGGTCGTAGATGAGTATCTATCAAACTTTAATAAAATAAATTAAAAATTATGAAAACAATTAAATGGACCGCGAGAATACTCGCATTAGCTATCTTATTGTTCGCTTTGCCGTTTTATTTCGGTTACGGTAACCCGTTGCCTTTTGCTAAACCTGATTACTCGCTGTGGGAAAACGTCGCGTTGGCCATGGTGCCGTTAGTTTTTGTCGGCTTGGCCTTAGGTTGGAGATATCCTAAAGTCGCCGGCTGGTTAATTGTTGGTGCTATTGCAGTCGGTTTTATCGTCGGACTTTTGACAGAGGCAAACCTCAGCGTCAACTTAGCTATTCCTATTATTCCAGGGATTCTATATTTGGTAGATGGATATAAAAAATATATACACCAATGAAATTTGAAGCAAAAAAGAAAATCATTATAGTTTGTGTCCAGCTTTTAATAGTGCTTGGATTTGTGATTGGTGCGGACTGGGCTAGCGAGAGCTTTCATCGGTTCTTTCATAGCTACTATGCTGATATTGCACTACCTCTAGGTTTTTATTTTCTCTTGAAAACCCTAGAAGATAAATACGCTTTTTTGCATCCGTGGTATTGGAAAGCAACTGCAGTATTTTTGCTCGTTTCGACATCGGAAATCTTACAGTTTT
This window of the Patescibacteria group bacterium genome carries:
- a CDS encoding alpha/beta hydrolase, which produces MSKSIIYSILGILAILAIAIYHVPGLWIFLAVVVFLLAKTFNPFRLSVETIPEGFIEKKFDTGGVVLNYVEGPDNGPPLLFIPGQMEFWQGYMPVMPHFSKRYHVFAIDLRGHGKSTRTPGKYSYNICGEDLKLFLEKVIKKPAIVSGLSSGAVLSLWLAANAPEYVSAAISEDPPLFSSMYPRIKEEKFMCRLFQTAIETLDKPKRDIKGFFAKQGIPIKGKEKLLLMPSFIASYRAMSLEINKKLRPSKPYDLLNARFDERAGLKFISEYDVDFSKATIDGRLSEGFDPEETLKKIKCPVLLICAYWSRHETWGLLGALDDKDVEKIRSIVKDVQVVKVNAMHDVHLAKPKLFIEVVDEYLSNFNKIN